The Streptomyces sp. NBC_00510 genomic interval CCTCGATGACCTCCAGGCCCTTGTTCACCAGGGTGGCCGAGTTGATCGTCACCACCGGGCCCATGTCCCAGGTGGGGTGGGCCAGCGCCTGCTCGGGGGTGACCCCGGCCAGCTCCTCCTTGTCACGGCCGCGGAAGGGGCCGCCGGAGGCGGTCACGACGAGCTTGCGCACTTCGGCGCGGGAGCCCCCCATGAGGGCCTGGAAGAGCGCGGAGTGCTCGGAGTCGACGGGCACGATCTGCCCCGGCTTGGCCACGGCCTTCACCAGGGGGCCGCCGACGATCAGCGACTCCTTGTTGGCGAGGATCAGGATCCGCCCCGCCTCCAGGGCGGCCAGCGTCGGGCGCAGCCCGATCGAGCCGGTGATGCCGTTGAGGACGGAGTGGCACGGCCGGCCGGCCAGCTCGGTCGCGGCTTCCGGGCCGACCAGGACCTCCGGCAGGGGCTCGGTGCCGTAGCGCTCGGCCAGCGCCTCCCGCAGCGGGCCTTCCGCGTTCACGTCCGCGACGGCGACCGCGGAGACGGCCAGCTGCCGCGCCTGGTCGGCGAGGAGCCCGACCCGGCCGCCGGCGGCGGACAGGGCCACCACCCGGAAGCGGTCGGGGTTGCGCAGGACGACGTCGATGGCCTGGGTGCCGATCGATCCGGTCGAACCCAGGATCACGATGGTGCGGGGGCCGTCGTGGGCGGCGGTGGCCGCGTCCGGTCCGGGCAGCCGCAGATGCGGGTCGGCGAGAGAGTCCGTCATCCCCCCATTGTGTCCGGTCGCCGGCACGACGGGGGCACCGCCTCCGGGAAGGCGGTGCCCTGTGCGCGGGGGACGCGTCCCCGGTCCGGTCAGCGGATCGGCCGGTGGACGTTCTCCTTGTGTGAGGCGCCCGGGGTGGTGTCGGCGATCCACGGGCCGTCGCTGGAGGGGTCGACGATGCCGGACTCCAGCCAGGTGTAGGCGCCGCCGAGGACCCCGTCGACGACCTTGCGGTCGATGGCGTCGGTGTTGGTCCACAGGCGGCCGAAGAGCTCCTCGACGCGGATCCGCGACTGGCGGCAGAAGGCGTCGGCGAGCTGGTAGGCCTCGCGCCCGTTCTCGCCCCGGGTGCGGAGCATCTCGGCGCGGACGCAGGCGGCGCTCATGGCGAACAGTTCGGCGCCGATGTCGACGATGCGGCCCAGGAAGCCCTGCTTGGTCTCCATCCGGCCCTGCCAGCGCGACATGGCGTAGAAGGTGGAGCGGGCGAGCTTGCGGGCACCCCGCTCGACGTAGCGCAGGTGGGCGGCGAGGTCGGGGTGGCCCGCCGGGTGGAACGCGGAGTACGCGCCGGGGATCTGTCCGGGGCCGGCCACCAGCTTCGGCAGCCAGCGGGCGTAGAAGCCGCCGGCCTTCATGCCGGCCTTGGCCTTGTCGCCGAGCGCCTTGTCGGGGTCGATGAGGTCCCCGGCGACCGACAGGTGGGCGTCGACGGCCTCGCGGGCGATCAGCAGGTGCATGATCTCCGTGGAGCCCTCGAAGATCCGGTTGATCCGCAGGTCGCGCAGCAACTGCTCGGCCGGGACGCCCCGTTCGCCGCGGGCGGCGAGGGACGCGGCGGTCTCGAAGCCGCGGCCGCCGCGGATCTGGACCAGTTCGTCGGCCATGGTCCAGCTCATCTCGGAGGCGATGAGCTTGGCCAGCGCGCCCTCGATGCGGATGTCGTTGCGGTCCTCGTCGGCCATCTGGCTGGACAGCTCCATGACGGCCTCGAGGGCGAAGGTGGTCGCCGCGATGAAGGAGATCTTCGCGCCGACGGCCTCGTGGCGGGCGACCGGCCTGCCCCACTGCTCGCGGGCGGCCGACCACTCACGGGCGATCTTCAGACACCACTTGCCAGCCGCGACGCAGGACGCGGGCAGCGAGAGGCGGCCGGTGTTGAGGGTGGTGAGCGCGATCTTCAGCCCGGCGCCCTCGGGGCCGATGCGGTTCTCGGCGGGGACGCGTACCTGGTGGAAGCGGGTGACGCCGTTCTCGATGCCGCGCAGCCCCATGAAGGAGTTGCGGTTCTCGACGGTGATGCCCTCGGAGCCGGCCTCGACGACGAAGGCGGTGATACCGCCCTTGTGGCCCTCGCTCTTCGGCACCCGCGCCATGACGACCAGCAGGTCGGCGACGACGCCGTTGGTCGTCCACAGCTTCACGCCGTCGAGGACGTAGGAGTCCCCGTCGGGCACGGCCGTGGTCGCAAGTCGCGCGGGGTCGGACCCCACGTCGGGCTCGGTGAGCAGGAAGGCCGAGATGTCGGTGCGAGCGCAACGCGGCAGGAACCGCTCCTTCTGCTCCGGGGTCCCGAACATCTTCAGCGGCTGGGGCACGCCGATCGACTGGTGCGCGGAGAGCAGCACGCCGATGGCGGGGCTGGCGGAGCCCACGAGGGCCAGCGCCTTGTTGTAGTACACCTGGGTGAGGCCGAGGCCGCCGTACTTGGGGTCGATCTTCATGCCGAGGGCACCGAGCTCCTTCAGCCCGGTGATGACCTCGTCGGGGATCCTCGCCTCACGCTCGATCAGGGCCCCGTCCACCTTCGTCTCGACGAAGTCGCGCAGCTTGGCCAGGAACTCCTCGCCGCGCTGGACCTGCTCGGTCGACGGTGTGGGGTGGGGATGGATCAGGTCGAGCCGGAAGCGGCCCAGGAACAGTTCCTTGGCGAAGCTCGGCTTTCGCCATTCCTGTTCGCGGGCGGCCTCTGCGACCTGGCGCGCTTCGCGTTCGGAAACGGTGGGGCGGGCGGATGCTGCGGACATGGGGGCGTCACCTCGCGTCGGTTACCGACCGGTGCTACTTGTTCGTTAGTACCCCGGTTCCGGCATGGTCACCAGCCCTCGCGCACGGGGCGCGGGGGGCCGGCGGCCTTTCCGACGGCATTTCAGGCCGACGCGAGCAGCTTCCGTAGCGACGCGGTGTCCGGGGCGGGGTCGCCCTCGGTGACCGGGCCGGTGAGGGCGGCGACGGCCGAACCGGACTCCGCCTCGCCGGTGCCGTCGGCCGGCACCGGCCGGACATCCTGATCCGACGTCAGTTCCCATTGGGCCGCGCCGGATCCGGTGAGGGCGCGGCCGGCGACGCCCTCGTGCGGCGCGCGCTCGGGCAGCGCCTGCGCCGGGGCCGGGAGGCGGCCCCGGTCGGCGGCGTCGAGCGGGGCCACGACGGTCGGCTCGGTGCCCGCGGCCGACAGCGCGACGCGCAGCGGCGCGGCGTTCTCGGCGGGCACCGGACGCACCACCGGATCCGCGAGGGCGCTCCACTCCACTCGGGTGAACGCCGGGCTCTCGGGACTGAGGGTGGCCCCCTCCAGGGCGATCGGCACCTGGTCCCGGTCGTGCGGCGGCTCCAGGGCCGGTCAGGTCCTGCCCGGCGGGAGCCGCCGCGACGAGGCGGACACGTTCGGCGATCGGGGATGCGAGTCGTACGGGGAGCGCTGCTCGCGCGGCAGCCGGACGCGCCGCCGGTCCGGCTTCGCGCGGCCTCCGCCGTGCGGACCACCGCATACGGTGCCACCTCGCGTTTCCCCTCCCTGGGCACAGCGCGGCCGGGGCGCACCGCACATGCGCCCCGGCCGCTGGAAGGGGTGGCTCGTCCTGCCGTGAGGATTACAGAGCGAGACCGGTCAGGACCAGGACCCGCTCGTAGGTGTAGTCGTCCATGGCGTACTTGACGCCCTCGCGGCCCACGCCGGAGTCCTTGACGCCGCCGTAGGGCATCTGGTCGGCCCGGTAGGAGGGGGCGTCGCCGATGATGACGCCGCCGACCTCCAGCTCGCGGTGGGCGCGGAAGGCGGTCTGCAGGTCGTGGGTGAACACCCCGCTCTGCAGGCCGAACTTGGAGTCGTTGACCGCCGCGAAGGCCTCGTCGGTGCCGTCCACCTTGTGCAGGGACAGGACGGGGCCGAAGACCTCCTCGGTGGCGATGATCGCGTCCGCCGGAAGGTCGGCGAGCACGGTCGGCTCGTAGGCGGCGCCGTCGCGCCGGCCGCCGGTCAGCAGCTTGGCGCCCTTGCCCAGCGCGTCCTCGACCCACGACTCCACGCGCTCGGCGGCCTTCTCGTCGACGAGCGGGCCGACGTCGGTGGCGTCGTCCGAGGGGTCGCCGGTGACCTGGGCGCGGACCTTGGCGACGACCTTCTCCACCAGCCGGTCGTACACGGACGCGTCGGCGATGACCCGCTGGACGGAGATGCAGGACTGGCCGCCCTGGTAGTTGGAGAAGGTGGCGATGCGGTTCGCCGCCCACTCCAGGTCCTCCTCGGAGGACCAGTCGGCCAGGACGACGGCGGCGGCGTTGCCGCCCAACTCGAGGGTGGTGTGCTTGCGCGGCACCGAGTCCATGATCTGGTAGCCGACCCGGTCGGAGCCGGTGAAGGAGATGACCGGCAGCCGCTCGTCCCGGACGAGGGCGGGCATGCGGTCGTTCGGGACGGTGAGCACGCTCCACGAACCGGCCGGCAGGTCGGTCTCGGCCAGGATCTCGCCCAGGAGGAGCGCGGACAGCGGGGTCGCCGGGGCCGGCTTCAGGATGATCGGCGTGCCGACCGCGATCGCCGGGGCCACCTTGTGGGCCACCAGGTTCAGCGGGAAGTTGAACGGCGCGATGCCGAGCACGCTGCCGCGCGGGAAGCGCCGGGTCAGCGCGAGGCGGCCCACGCCGCCCGCGTCGGTGTCCAGGCGCTGGGCCTCGCCGCTGTTGAAGCGGCGTGCCTCCTCCGCCGCCCAGCGGAAGACGGACACGGCACGGCTGACCTCGCCGCGGGCCCACTTGACCGGCTTGCCGTTCTCCGCGGTGATCAGCCGGGCGATCTCCTCGGAGCGCTCCGCCAGCCGCTTCGACACGTGGTCCAGGGCCGCGGCCCGCACATGGGCGGGGGTAGCGGCGAACTCCGCCCCGACCGCCTCGGCGGCGGCGACGGCCTCCTCCACCTGGGCGGGGGTCGGCACGCCGACGGAGGCCACGACGCTGCCGTCGTACGGGTTCACGACATCGAAGGTGTCCTCGCCGGTGGCGGGGCGGCCGGCGAGCCAGAAGGCGGTGGGGGTGCTCATGCGGACCACGGTAGGGCGGGCGGCACCCGGCCGGTCTTGTCCAGTGCGTCCTGCGGATCCCGCCCTGTGCGACGTTTTGGCAGACCGTGTCAGCCGCCGGACTTGAGGGCCAGCCACAGCTCCATGCGTACGTCCGGGTCGTCCAGCGAGCGCCCGAGGATCTCCTCCACGCGCCGCATCCGGTAGCGCAGCGTGTGCCGGTGGACCCCGAGGTCCGCCGCGGCGGCGTCCCACTGCCCGTGCCGGGACAGCCACGCCCGCAGGGACGCGACCAGGTCACCGCGGGCGGTGGCGTCGTGCTCGCGCAGCGGCCGCAACAGGCCGTCGGAGAAGGCCCGTACCGCCTCGTCGCTCAGCAGCGGCAGCACCGAGCCGGAACCGACCTCGTCGTGCTCGACGAGGCTGCGGCCCCGCCGCCGGGCGACCGCCAGCGCGCGTTCGGCCTGCTCGTGCGCGCCCGGGACACCCGCGGCACCCACCGCGGCGGACAGCCCGGCCACCAGGTCGTCGCTCCCGTCGACCGCCGCCACGCAGGCCGGCATCACCGCGCCGTCCGCGGCCGCGAGCACCGTCAGCCGGTCCTCGTCCCGCACCGCCAGCACGGGCTCCGCGGCCCGCATCCCCGCCGCCTCCACCCGCTCGGCCAGCAGCCCCACGGCGTCCCCCGCGGCCTCCGCGCGCTCCGCGACCAGCACGCGCACGGGGGCGTCGAACAGCCCGCCGTACAGCCGGCCGGCCACGGTGCGGGCGTGCTCGGGCTCGCCGGCCAGCAGCATCCGCAGCAGCGCGGCGCCCAGGCGCTGCTCGGTGTCCTGCAGCGCGCGGGACTGCTCCAGGGACAGCGTCAGCAGCGCGACGGCGGCATGCACGAGGTAGCGGTCCGAGGTGTCCAGCCGCTCCTCCGTGCCCACCGCGAGGAAACCGCGGGGGCGCCGGCCGGTGCCCAGCGACTGCAGCTCCACGCGGTCCTCCGTGCCGGCCGGGCCCGCGACCGCCGCACTGGCCGGGGCTGGCCTGCCGCGCAGCCGCTCCACCTCCCCGGCGAGCCGCGCCGCCCGCCGCCCCGCCCACTCCGGCGCCGCGGCCACCACCGCGCCCGACGCGTCGTACAGCGCCGCCCAGCCGTTCAGGTGCGCCGCCAGCCGCGACAGCAGCGCCGTCGTCCCGTCCGGAGCGAGCGCCGCCCGGGTCAGCTCCCGCTGCGCCTCGAACCCCGCGGTCACCGCCTTGTACCGGTCAGCGGCGAGCTCCGCGGAGACGGCCTTGCTGATCGCGATGAACGGGGTCTTGTGCGGCACCTCCAGCAACGGCAGCCGGTGCGCGGCCGCCGCGTCCACGAGCGCCTGCGGCACGGTGTCATGGCTCAGCCCCACGCCGAACCCGAGGCCCACGACGCCGGCGCCGGCCAGGCGCGCCACGTACTGGCCGAGCGCCTCGGGCGAGCCGACGTCCAGCTTGAGGCCCGTGGTCAGCAGGAGCTCGCCGCCCTCCAGGTACGGCGCCGGGTCGTCCAGCTCGCTGGTGTGCACCCAGCGGACGGCGGC includes:
- the dxr gene encoding 1-deoxy-D-xylulose-5-phosphate reductoisomerase; the protein is MTDSLADPHLRLPGPDAATAAHDGPRTIVILGSTGSIGTQAIDVVLRNPDRFRVVALSAAGGRVGLLADQARQLAVSAVAVADVNAEGPLREALAERYGTEPLPEVLVGPEAATELAGRPCHSVLNGITGSIGLRPTLAALEAGRILILANKESLIVGGPLVKAVAKPGQIVPVDSEHSALFQALMGGSRAEVRKLVVTASGGPFRGRDKEELAGVTPEQALAHPTWDMGPVVTINSATLVNKGLEVIEAHLLFDIPFDRIEVVVHPQSYIHSMVEFTDGSTLAQVSPPDMRMPISLGLGWPERVPDAAPGCDWTKAATWTFFPLDDEAFPAVALARRVGSLGGTAPAVFNAANEECVAAFLAGTLPFTGIVDTVARVVEEHGTPAEGTSLTVEDVLEAENWARARARELAAEQATTEAAHV
- a CDS encoding acyl-CoA dehydrogenase family protein, which produces MSAASARPTVSEREARQVAEAAREQEWRKPSFAKELFLGRFRLDLIHPHPTPSTEQVQRGEEFLAKLRDFVETKVDGALIEREARIPDEVITGLKELGALGMKIDPKYGGLGLTQVYYNKALALVGSASPAIGVLLSAHQSIGVPQPLKMFGTPEQKERFLPRCARTDISAFLLTEPDVGSDPARLATTAVPDGDSYVLDGVKLWTTNGVVADLLVVMARVPKSEGHKGGITAFVVEAGSEGITVENRNSFMGLRGIENGVTRFHQVRVPAENRIGPEGAGLKIALTTLNTGRLSLPASCVAAGKWCLKIAREWSAAREQWGRPVARHEAVGAKISFIAATTFALEAVMELSSQMADEDRNDIRIEGALAKLIASEMSWTMADELVQIRGGRGFETAASLAARGERGVPAEQLLRDLRINRIFEGSTEIMHLLIAREAVDAHLSVAGDLIDPDKALGDKAKAGMKAGGFYARWLPKLVAGPGQIPGAYSAFHPAGHPDLAAHLRYVERGARKLARSTFYAMSRWQGRMETKQGFLGRIVDIGAELFAMSAACVRAEMLRTRGENGREAYQLADAFCRQSRIRVEELFGRLWTNTDAIDRKVVDGVLGGAYTWLESGIVDPSSDGPWIADTTPGASHKENVHRPIR
- a CDS encoding aldehyde dehydrogenase family protein, whose product is MSTPTAFWLAGRPATGEDTFDVVNPYDGSVVASVGVPTPAQVEEAVAAAEAVGAEFAATPAHVRAAALDHVSKRLAERSEEIARLITAENGKPVKWARGEVSRAVSVFRWAAEEARRFNSGEAQRLDTDAGGVGRLALTRRFPRGSVLGIAPFNFPLNLVAHKVAPAIAVGTPIILKPAPATPLSALLLGEILAETDLPAGSWSVLTVPNDRMPALVRDERLPVISFTGSDRVGYQIMDSVPRKHTTLELGGNAAAVVLADWSSEEDLEWAANRIATFSNYQGGQSCISVQRVIADASVYDRLVEKVVAKVRAQVTGDPSDDATDVGPLVDEKAAERVESWVEDALGKGAKLLTGGRRDGAAYEPTVLADLPADAIIATEEVFGPVLSLHKVDGTDEAFAAVNDSKFGLQSGVFTHDLQTAFRAHRELEVGGVIIGDAPSYRADQMPYGGVKDSGVGREGVKYAMDDYTYERVLVLTGLAL
- a CDS encoding PucR family transcriptional regulator, which codes for MPPTLASLLRNPALKLAVLAGGDRLGEAAVRWVHTSELDDPAPYLEGGELLLTTGLKLDVGSPEALGQYVARLAGAGVVGLGFGVGLSHDTVPQALVDAAAAHRLPLLEVPHKTPFIAISKAVSAELAADRYKAVTAGFEAQRELTRAALAPDGTTALLSRLAAHLNGWAALYDASGAVVAAAPEWAGRRAARLAGEVERLRGRPAPASAAVAGPAGTEDRVELQSLGTGRRPRGFLAVGTEERLDTSDRYLVHAAVALLTLSLEQSRALQDTEQRLGAALLRMLLAGEPEHARTVAGRLYGGLFDAPVRVLVAERAEAAGDAVGLLAERVEAAGMRAAEPVLAVRDEDRLTVLAAADGAVMPACVAAVDGSDDLVAGLSAAVGAAGVPGAHEQAERALAVARRRGRSLVEHDEVGSGSVLPLLSDEAVRAFSDGLLRPLREHDATARGDLVASLRAWLSRHGQWDAAAADLGVHRHTLRYRMRRVEEILGRSLDDPDVRMELWLALKSGG